The stretch of DNA ACGAGATCCCATCCCATCCACAGCAGCTTGCGCGGAGTGAGCCCGGATGCCGCCGAAGGATGGGGCGATGGGAAGAAAGCCTGTTCGCACAGCTCCGCCGTCTCCCCGCTTGTGAAAAAGGAAGCCAATCGGCGTCCGCCCTCGGACGCGTTCTTTTTGGCCAGCAGGAATACCGGGCTTGCGATCGCGCCTTCCTCAGGCCAAATAATATTGATTTTTTCCTTCTTGCGGATCATGTTTGCATAAAAATACGGCATCACGTATAGAGCCGTTCCGGCTTCGTTATCGGTTCCCGCCAGCTTTGCCATCTGGCCCGGATGAAGTCCCTGGCGAACCGATCGTCCGAGACCGGTCAGCATATCTTCGCCGAACTTCTCGCCTAATGTCAGCAGCACTGTTTCACAAAAGGTGCCGTTATGGCCTCTCATCGTTACCTGCTTCCGGTATACGGGGTTCAGCAGGTCGCTCCAGGAGCGCGGCTCGGGAGTATCACCCAGACGGGCTGTATCGGCCACAATGACCAGCGGATTCACGCACATTAACGTGACCCTGCCAGTCGGGTCCTGCATCTCAATCTCCGCAAATCGTTCATTCGGAGTGTAGCCTGCGGCATCGGCGAATACATCCTGATCGAGAAACCGGGTACGGAAGTCACGGTGGAAGAAGCTGCTGATTCCCGGCGTAATTACGATATCCGGCAGTTCATCGGTAGATTGAAACTCATTTACTGTTTTATAGAAGTCGCTCTGATTTGCGTTTCCCTCAAACTCCAGCTCTTCCGGGTCCAGGTCGGACCAGAGCCCCAAGCTTTGCTGATGAAGAAATGTTTCTTCAATCGGCACCTTAAGCGGGCAAGGCAGCATGGCAAGCAGATGGCGGGGCAATCTATCTTGTTCTTGGGCCGTTCCGGTATTCATATTAATTCATCCTCTCGTTGCCTTTTTTTGAAAATACGCTTGTAAGTTACGTTTAATTATAAATAGTAGTGATTTGATTCACAATTTGCGCAAGGCCGAAATGTTTGACAATACTACAAACATTCCCACATCAGCATAATTTAGACCGGTTAAGCATATTTAACGCAGGATTGACACGAGGCAAGTGTATGGCGCGACGGGAAGGGAGCTATGCATCTGGATAGACAAAACGTTCGATTGTGTCCGCGGCCCGGGCCGGGTCATTTCCGGAATTATCAAAGTATAGGATGGAGGAGGGGGGAAGGGGCCATTTTACGGTTCGGCTGACAAGCGAGGAGCGGAAATCGTCCCAGTTGCGCAGCTTCCAGTCGTCCAGTTTCGAGCTTCTGGCAGTAATTCTTTCCTTATAAAGTGTCTCATCGGACAGGCTGACGATGACCACCTTTACCTCGACGTCGAGCAGTGATCGGCCGATCCGCGACAGTTCGCGCGCAATCCACCCTTCATCCTCGGCTTCTTTCGTAAAAGGACCGACTACGATGCTGTCCACATCCAGCTTGACGTTATCCAGAGCGGCATCCATCGTAATCCGGTATCCCAGGTCACGGCACAGCCTCTTGTAATCTGCGGAATCCCGGTCGGCGGGGTCAAGTCCATGGAGCGTCATTATCGCTTCCGCAGCCGGCCGCAGAAGGATATCCATATCGAAGAAGGCGGCTTTCCGTCTGGCTGCCAATGCTTTTGCCAGCGTGGTCTTGCCGGCGCCTGCTCCCCCGAGGAAAAATACGAGCTTATTCATTGGCTATTCCTCCTTGTGCGTGGTTACCCTGATCTTAACCTAGTGTACGGGCCAGCGAAATTAAACCGGTAATCGTAATAACATTCAGCAGCGTCGAAACCAGTACGGTCTGGGCCGCGAAGTCCGGCTCGTTATTGTATTCCTCGGCAAGCAGCGAGGCGTTGACGCCGGTCGGCATGCCGGAAGCGATAATCATCGCCTGTGCGGGTATGCCTTTGATGCCGAGCGCAAGCACGAGCAGAATGCCAATCGTAGGAGCGGCGAGCAAGCGCAGCAGGAGACTCAGATAAATATCGACTCGCGCCAGCCGAAGCGGATATTTCACGATCTGCGCTCCCAGCGTAAGCAGCGCGACCGCAACCATCGATTCCTGGGCATAGGTAAGTGGCTTGGAAATGAACAGAGGCAGCGGCACGGAGAAAGCGTGAAACGCTAATCCCAGCACCAGCGCGTAAGGAACGGGCATTTTCAGAAATCCGATAATGACGATCCGGTAATTGCCTTTAAGCTTGGCCCGCTGAATGGAAATGACCCCATAAGTGAAAGTGAGCAGGCTTTGCAGCGCCATAATCAGCGATTGAAGCGAAGCGGCGAGAGCATCTCCGTGAAACGCCAGATCATTAACCGGCATGCCGTAGTTGCCCGCGTTATCCAGCAGCACGCTGTTCGTAAATGCGGCCTTCATGCCTGTTTTGTATTTTAGCGAACGTGTAAGGATAAAGGACAAAATATAAAGGATACCTATGTAAAGTGCATAGAAACCAACCACCATTCCGAGCAGGGAGGGCGACATCTTCGAGAGATACATGCTCATAAACACGGCGGCGGGCGTTATGTAGTAGAAGTTGATTTTGGCCAGCGTATACAAATCCAGCCGAAACAGCCGCTGAAGAAGCGAGCCGGCGCCAATCAGAATAAAAACCGGAAGCACAACCTGAAGCAGAATCTCACCAATCATTGAATCCTCTCTTTTCAGTAGTTAAAGTATTTGTTCTATTAATATGCAAACCATAGGGCAAACGTAGTTCATTATAGCATAATTTGTCTTCCGGCAGAGCGCTTGGTTATAAAACATTCCGGCTTCGTTAAAGATATTGGAAGAACCTGCATTTTTGTGAATCGAGAGAAAGGAGCCGGACTATGAAAAAAAGACAACTGGGATTGCCGGCAGTCTTCAGCGCACTGCTGCTTGCCACCGGCTGCATGCCCGGAAATGAAATGTCCACGGAGAACGCTCGTCCCGCTTCCTTTGATATGACGAGTCTCACAAACCCCGGGAGGGGGCTTGGAGAAGAGCGCGATCCGTTGGCTCCGATTATGAAGGATGTATATTCGAAGTCCATTCCGGATGACGTCTATTCGGACGGCATGGATGGCCGGTAACCTCCTAATGCTGGCCTATTTCCGCTGAACTTTCAGCTATACAGTGAGGATAATATTCAGTATAATAGATCAACTTGACAATAGAGAGAGGAGCATTCAGAGGAATGGCGGCGGAAATTGTGCGCGTTATAACAGAGGAGCAATTGCAGCAGGGGCTGGATATTCGCAAAAAGGTATTTGTAGAAGAACAAAAGGTTCCCGCAGAGGAAGAAATCGATCATTTTGACAGTATCGGACCGGATGTGCATCATGTGCTGTTAATTGACGATGGGGTTCCCGCTGCTACGGGAAGATTAACATATTACCGAGAGGGCACCGCGAAAATGCAGCGGATCGCCGTGCTGAAAGAATATAGAGCCAAAGGCTACGGCCGGGTGCTGCTGCTCGCGCTGGAGGAGCTGGCCCGGGAGCTCGGGCTCGAGACGTCCATTCTTGACGGACAGTGCCAGGCGGAAGAGTTCTACCGCAAGCTTGGATACGAAGTGATCTCAGAGAAGCCGTTCTATGATGCCGGGATACTGCACGTCCGGATGCAAAAAAAATTGTAGAAACGCATATCCGTCCCGTCCGCTGGACAATCTATGATGTGCCTTGTATTTGGCAAATCTGGATTTAGGGGCGTGTCTATATGATCGACGGAGAACGGGAACGTTTTGTGGCGGTGCAGAAGAACGGTGACGGAGATCTTACCTCATTTCGGACTTCTACGGGCCGCGTGCTAAGCTATGAGCAGGCGCTGCAGGAAGTTCAGGCGGGATCTATCGCCGGTGTCAACTTGTTCAAAGGGAAGGACGGAGCCCTCCACATCCGAGGGGATGCCGACGGCGATCCGACCAATAATCTTGATCACCTGCCGCAGTTTTAACTGCAGCGCTAGGGTAAGGGGACTATCCGAGAGGCCGAAAGAGCCGGGGATAGTCTTTTTTTTTAAAGATAATACACCACGTGCTGCTCCAAAAAATCCATTCCCGACGTCCGCCCGACGTAGTCCGGCTTCTCGTCGCCATAATGCATCAGGGAAATCCGGCTGCGGATATCCTCGGGAAGACTTTTCAGTTCTTCCAGGGTGGTATGAACGACGCCTGCGCCTTCCAACTGGCAGTCATGATAGATTTTACGGCAGCCCCCGCTGCGCACGAGACTGATCAGGAGCTCCGGCTCAAACGTCATGTCGGCGCTGTAAAATACCTCTTCGTTCAGCATGAGCGAATAGCTGTCTTTGCCCGGAATATGCGGTGTCCGGATCAGGCGGACGGTGATTTCCGGCGAGAGGGTATACACCGTATCCGGCTTAAGAGGACGGACATGAAATGCGTCATCCAGCGAGGTAATTATGCCCTCCTGGTACAGCCCGCCCATCAAAGTGTGCTCCCACAGAGGATCAACGAGCGCTTCGGGGAGCAAAAGAGTCATTTTGCGGCCGGTTTTATAGCGCAGTGTCAATGCAAGCTCTTCCAGCCCGCCGACATGGTCGGCATGCAGATGTGTAATCAGCGTGGCTTCGACCTCACCGAAGGAACGCCCCAGTTCGTGCATGGCCAGCGGAGCGGTGATGCCGCAATCGATCAGCAGGGTATAGCCGCTGCCCATCAGAAGGGCATTATTGTTAAAGTAGTTCTTGGCGAAGGCGCTGCCCGTTCCGAGCATTTGCAATTTGACAGTCATTATGGATTACCTCCCGGGTTAGCCGTCTAATATATAGTATCAGCCGTTTGTAAACGCATGATGAAGCTATTATCCTTCTTTTTCTACGAACAACCTGACGCGCCGCTAATCAAGCGGAGCCCAAGAAAAATTTGCCTCGGCAGCCGCAACTTGCTCATGCGTATGAAGTATATATTAACAGCATGAATTAGTATGGAGGTCCAAGGCTATGAAAAAAAGATGGAGAAAAGTTGCGGTTTGCGTTATGGTCTTTTCCCTGATGGGCGGTTCATTGTTATTTGCCGACTCGGTCTATCAGAAAGTGCGGGTGTGGAGTAACGGCAAGGAGCTTTCGGACGGCGGATATTTAATCGATGGGAAGACCTATGTTCCCGCGCGGGAAATCGACGGGTTGGTAGTTTGGAGCGATTCCGGCAAGTTAAGAATTATTAAGCCTAATGTTCATATATCTTTGTTCATGGGAGACACTCTGTTTGGCAAGGTTAGAGTGGGCAAGCTGAAATTCAAGGCGCTGTGCCAAGTGGACAGCCTCACCGACGATATTGCGAGCGTCAAGCTATCGATTACCGACCCTTCCGGCAATGTCAAGGATCTCGATTCCCAAAATTTGGACAGTGAACAATCGGATAATTTCTGGTTCTCGACAAAGGAAATTACGTACGATTTCAAGGACAGCGGCAAATACAGGATCGGCTTCTACATGAAAGCGACCAAGAATGGCGATTATTCGCTGGTATCCGAAAAAGTGATTACCGCGATCAATTAATGCTTTTTGCGGACGCCCGTAAATTGACCTGAACTTGTCTTACGTGTTAACATACCAAATGTAGGATAATTCAATTCAAAGCGAGGTATTTTAATGAGCGATCACAAACATGAGCATGGCGGAGAATGCTGCGGCGGACATGGCCACAATCACGGGCATAGCCATGAGCATGGCGATGGATGCAGCTGCGGGCACGACCATGAGCACGAGGAGTTTGTGCTGACCTTGACGAACGAGCAGGGCGAAGATGTAGAAATGGTGCTGGTGGAAACGTTCGACGTAGCCGACAAGCTCTATGCGCTGCTGCTGGAACGCGAGAACCCGGAAGCTGACGGCATCATTCTGCGCATGGAAGAAGAAGACGAAGAAATGGTGCTTTACAATATCGAAGACGAAGCGGAATGGAAAGCTGTGGAACAAGCTTACAACGAACTGCTTGCCAAGCAGGGATAGATTCGGACAAGATATAGAAGTCGGATCTGTTATATTAGCCGCCGACTCAAGAAAACCCGATACCTTATGATAAGGTATCGGGTTTTTGTATGAGCTTAGAATATCGGGTCGGCCTCGACGATAACCTTAACATGGGTTAGAGTGCGGTCCTCCGGTCCTTTGACGGGCAGGCCGATCTCCACATGGTCGAGGATATAATCGATGTTATCCTGTGTAATAACTTCTCCGGGAAGCAGTATCGGAATACCCGGGGGATAGACATATATGAATTCTGCGATAATGCGGTCGGCCGATTCCTTGAACGGTACAAGTTCCGTATCGGCGTAGAAAGCATCCCGCGGAGTTAGCGCAAGCTGCGGAATTTCCGGAACCTGCACTTTGAGCTCGTAGATATCGCCTTTACCATAATGGATGGCCGACAATACCCGGAGCGCCGATATAAGTTTGTCTACGGATTGCTGGGTATCTCCTGGCGTAATTAGACAAAGAATATTATACATGTCACTCATTTCGACTTCGATATTATACTTCTCACGCAGCCAGTTCTCCGCTTCCCAGCCCGTAATGCCCAGATGGCGCACATGAATGCTCAGCTTCGTGGGGTCGTGATCGTAGGTGGCTTCCGTACCAAGAATCTCGTTGCCGAAGCTGTACAGGCCCTCGAGTTCATTAACCGCTGCTCTGGCATACTTGGCCAGCTCAATCGCGTGAGCCGCCATATCATGGCCGTTCATCGCGAGATGGCGTCTAGCCGTATCGAGGGAAGCGAGCAGAATGTAGGAGGTTGAAGTTGTCGTCAGCATGCTCAGCATCGTCTGAACACGCTGCGGGTTAATGAGGCCGGTGTCGGCATTAACATTGAGCACCGAACTCTGGGTCATGGAGCCGCCGAGCTTATGAACACTTGTGGCGGCCATATCCGCACCCGCCTGCATCGCCGACATCGGCAGCTCCTCGTGGAAATGGATCAGAACGCCGTGAGCCTCGTCTACAAGCACGGGAACGCCGTAGCTGTGGGCAAGCTCTACAATCGAGCGAAGATCGGCGCATACCCCGAAGTAAGTCGG from Paenibacillus sophorae encodes:
- a CDS encoding GNAT family N-acetyltransferase, which translates into the protein MAAEIVRVITEEQLQQGLDIRKKVFVEEQKVPAEEEIDHFDSIGPDVHHVLLIDDGVPAATGRLTYYREGTAKMQRIAVLKEYRAKGYGRVLLLALEELARELGLETSILDGQCQAEEFYRKLGYEVISEKPFYDAGILHVRMQKKL
- a CDS encoding MBL fold metallo-hydrolase, with the translated sequence MTVKLQMLGTGSAFAKNYFNNNALLMGSGYTLLIDCGITAPLAMHELGRSFGEVEATLITHLHADHVGGLEELALTLRYKTGRKMTLLLPEALVDPLWEHTLMGGLYQEGIITSLDDAFHVRPLKPDTVYTLSPEITVRLIRTPHIPGKDSYSLMLNEEVFYSADMTFEPELLISLVRSGGCRKIYHDCQLEGAGVVHTTLEELKSLPEDIRSRISLMHYGDEKPDYVGRTSGMDFLEQHVVYYL
- a CDS encoding DUF3892 domain-containing protein; protein product: MIDGERERFVAVQKNGDGDLTSFRTSTGRVLSYEQALQEVQAGSIAGVNLFKGKDGALHIRGDADGDPTNNLDHLPQF
- a CDS encoding ABC transporter substrate-binding protein, with the translated sequence MNTGTAQEQDRLPRHLLAMLPCPLKVPIEETFLHQQSLGLWSDLDPEELEFEGNANQSDFYKTVNEFQSTDELPDIVITPGISSFFHRDFRTRFLDQDVFADAAGYTPNERFAEIEMQDPTGRVTLMCVNPLVIVADTARLGDTPEPRSWSDLLNPVYRKQVTMRGHNGTFCETVLLTLGEKFGEDMLTGLGRSVRQGLHPGQMAKLAGTDNEAGTALYVMPYFYANMIRKKEKINIIWPEEGAIASPVFLLAKKNASEGGRRLASFFTSGETAELCEQAFFPSPHPSAASGLTPRKLLWMGWDLVWNSDIQAKTDAVNAAFNKGFEQED
- a CDS encoding AEC family transporter, with the translated sequence MIGEILLQVVLPVFILIGAGSLLQRLFRLDLYTLAKINFYYITPAAVFMSMYLSKMSPSLLGMVVGFYALYIGILYILSFILTRSLKYKTGMKAAFTNSVLLDNAGNYGMPVNDLAFHGDALAASLQSLIMALQSLLTFTYGVISIQRAKLKGNYRIVIIGFLKMPVPYALVLGLAFHAFSVPLPLFISKPLTYAQESMVAVALLTLGAQIVKYPLRLARVDIYLSLLLRLLAAPTIGILLVLALGIKGIPAQAMIIASGMPTGVNASLLAEEYNNEPDFAAQTVLVSTLLNVITITGLISLARTLG
- a CDS encoding aminotransferase class I/II-fold pyridoxal phosphate-dependent enzyme yields the protein MDQSLTPLFTALKKHAAGNPVQFHIPGHKKGAGTDPEFKEFVGDNIFSIDLINIAPLDDLHQPKGVIAQAQNLAAEAFGADYTYFSVQGTSGAIITMILSVCSPGEKIIVPRNVHKSVMSAIIFSGAKPIFVSPVQDENLGIDHGITTSSLKRALQRHPDAKGVLVINPTYFGVCADLRSIVELAHSYGVPVLVDEAHGVLIHFHEELPMSAMQAGADMAATSVHKLGGSMTQSSVLNVNADTGLINPQRVQTMLSMLTTTSTSYILLASLDTARRHLAMNGHDMAAHAIELAKYARAAVNELEGLYSFGNEILGTEATYDHDPTKLSIHVRHLGITGWEAENWLREKYNIEVEMSDMYNILCLITPGDTQQSVDKLISALRVLSAIHYGKGDIYELKVQVPEIPQLALTPRDAFYADTELVPFKESADRIIAEFIYVYPPGIPILLPGEVITQDNIDYILDHVEIGLPVKGPEDRTLTHVKVIVEADPIF
- a CDS encoding AAA family ATPase produces the protein MNKLVFFLGGAGAGKTTLAKALAARRKAAFFDMDILLRPAAEAIMTLHGLDPADRDSADYKRLCRDLGYRITMDAALDNVKLDVDSIVVGPFTKEAEDEGWIARELSRIGRSLLDVEVKVVIVSLSDETLYKERITARSSKLDDWKLRNWDDFRSSLVSRTVKWPLPPSSILYFDNSGNDPARAADTIERFVYPDA
- a CDS encoding DUF1292 domain-containing protein; amino-acid sequence: MSDHKHEHGGECCGGHGHNHGHSHEHGDGCSCGHDHEHEEFVLTLTNEQGEDVEMVLVETFDVADKLYALLLERENPEADGIILRMEEEDEEMVLYNIEDEAEWKAVEQAYNELLAKQG